CTTTTTCATAATGATAGCCTTTCTGTCATTCTCAATTTTATCGTATAAAAACTCTACAACGGTTTTCTCTTTCACTATTTCTTTCTTTTGACGCCCTAATTTGATTTCTAACGCATCTTTGAATTCTTTAGGTGTTGGAGTAATCTCAATATTGAAATAGTGATTAGTGACTGCATTAACGGCACTCATAATCTTCTCTAGTTTAGTTCTTATTGAGCGATTGATTTTGGAGTACTGAAAGAACACTTTTTCATCATACGCAAAAACAGTACGAGAACCTTTTTGAGTATAAGAACCAAAATGCTCTGGCTTAATTCTACAAAGCGTGGAAATCATAATAGGTTTATAAGTTTTCCTATCAGAGTTAAATTTTTTAATTTGCTTTGTAGAATCAAATTCAGCATACCCAATGCTAATGTCTAGAAATATTTTGCGTTCACCGTTTTTATTTGGTTCTCCTTTTAGGTAAAATCTCAAAGATGGTTGTTTCATAATTAGGACGGAAAGTGAGCCGTAAAATTATGAAATTATATGGAATAATATGATGTTTTATGTAACTTTATTTCAAACAACACTACACACAAACCCTTTATTTACAATACTTTTAATGTTATTTGAAAAAATATGAAGTGATATGAAATATTGTGGTGCTAGTTCTGGAGGAACTCGAATGACAGAAGAGTTCTCTCTTTTTTTAAAGAGGCTTGTTAGATAGTATTCCAGTAAGTTGTAAAAGTTTATCTACCTACTATCACCTTAACGGCAAGCGATTAGAAGAACAATATCGCAATCATTTAAGTAACTTTTTGACTTGGGATCAATTAGCTCATGCCGACCAATGGCTGCTTTTTAAGAAGAATATAGGAACTCATTTAAGTATTGATGAAGTAGCATACTCAAGGCGAGCTCTATACAGTGATTACCAACAAAGCAGGTAAAGGAAAACGAGGCAGTTTAGTAGCCATAGTAGCTACCACACAAAGTGAACGAGTCATAGAAGTGTTAAGGAAAATTCCAAGTAAAGACCGATATTTAGTAGAAGAAATCACTTTGGATATGGCACCTACTATGGAAAAGATTGCTAAAAAAGCCTTTCCTAAAGCTACTCAGGTCACAGACCGATTTCATGTACAAAAACGAGCTTATGATGCCTTGCAAGAAATTCGAATACAGTATAGATGGAAAACCATAGAACAAGAAAATAATGAAATAGCATTGGCTAAAGAAACAGGAAAAAACTTTAAACCGAATATCCTTGACAATGGAGATACTCCCAAACAACTACTAGCTAGAAGTAGGTATTTACTCTTTAAAGCCCCTAACAAATGGACAGCCAAACAAAAATTTAGAGCAGAATTACTCTTTGAAAGATACCCCAACTTGGAACGAGCTTATGAGCTTACTAGAGAACTGGCAACGATTTATCAAAAGACAAAAGACAAGGCGGTAGCATATACAAAACTAGCTAGATGGTATGATAAGGTAGAAAAATCAGAGTTCAGTAAAAGTTTTGGAACAGTAGCTAGATCAATACAAAGTCATTATCGAAGCATCTTAAATTTCTTTGATAATAGAAGTACCAATGCTTCTGCTGAATCTTTTAATGCTAAAATAAAAACTTTTAGACTACAATTTAGAGGCGTAAGATCTGTTCCTTTCTTCCTATTCAGACTATCTAAAATTTATGCGTAAAAATCTAAATCCCACAACTTTTTTGCTTGACCCATACTTTGATGGTTTTGTTCTTATCAGGAAGCTCTACCTTAAAGTTGTTTCGAATGCGGATATAATATTTGATTCCATTTGTATTCAAGAAATCCAACCAATGATTACCTACAAACTCTCTATCGGCTACAATGGATTTAATAACATCTTTGCCAAAAAGTCTTATGAAACGATTCACAAGATCAATACGCTCCTGACTGTTAGAGTTCCCTGGCTTATCTAACATAGTAAATAACAATGGGAAGGCAACACCTTTATAGACAACTCCCAACACGGCACCGTCAATTAATAAGCGTGTAATAAATGGGAAGGCAACACCTTTATAGACAACTCCCAACATAAAAATGTTGATGTTGGTCTGACCAAACTTCCAATTGGTCCTATCAATACTCAAGATCAATCCCTCTTGCTTAGGAAGGAGACTAAATATAAGACGAGCGATCAAATCTCCATCCAACGAATAATCAGCAATAAATCTTTGAATACGTCTGAGTGATGACTTCGAATCTACTGAGGTCTCAAAAGCGTTGGCTACCTTTTCAAAGGTAACTGTCTGTACCTTACAGAGGGCGATAATGAAATGTGATATGAGTTTGATTCTTGCCAAATTGATCTTACCTTGGAAATGAGAACTTAAAACTGAATTTAATTCACTACTTTTAGTGGAAGCATTGGTTTTTTTCATTAGAAAAATGAGTGATGTTATTCTTCTAATATACTGAAAATCAATGCTTTATTTTAATTATTTAACATTTAATTTACTGATAATCAATTAATTATATTTTTTGTCATGTACTAAACAATTCCTGCCTTTCAGATTGGGAAAGCATGGAAATTCCTCGCTTTATTTCTTGTAAATTCATGTATTAAATATACAAATAATAGCTGTTATAAACTAGAGCCTTATTATTCTCAATTTATTTCGGGATCCCCTAGAATCATTTATCTTTGTTCAGTTAATAAAAATACATGACATTAATCAAATCAATTTCAGGGATTAGAGGGACTATTGGAGGAAAAGTTTCAGATAATCTTACACCTGTTGATGCTGTGAAATTCGCATCTGCCTATGGAATATTTATCAAAAACAGAAATCCTGATAAACAAAAAATTACTGTTGTGATAGGAAGAGATGCCCGTATTTCCGGAAAGATGGTTAGTAGTTTGGTATCTAATACTTTAGTAGGGTTAGGTATGAATGTAATTGATCTGGGATTGTCAACCACTCCAACCGTAGAAATTGCAGTTCCATTAGAAAAAGCCGATGGCGGTATTATTTTAACGGCGAGTCATAATCCTAAACAATGGAATGCTTTAAAATTACTCAATGAAAAAGGGGAGTTTTTGAGCGAAACAGATGGAAGAACCCTATTGAAAATTGCTGAGAACAATGACTTCAATTTTGCCGGAGTAGATGATTTAGGAACCTATACCAGGAATAAAAATTACCTGAAAAAACATATTCAAGAAGTACTGAGCATAGATTTAGCGGACATCCATGCAATACGAAATGCTCATTTTAAAGTAGTCGTTGACGGTGTAAATTCTACAGGAGGGATTTTTATTCCCGCACTGCTAAAGGAACTGAATGTTTCGTGTATCTCACTCTATTGTGAACCCAACGGAGATTTTCCTCATAACCCGGAACCTTTGGAGAGGCATCTGACAGCTATTTCTGAATTAGTCGTTAAAGAAAATGCTGATTTAGGTATTGTTGTAGATCCTGACGTAGACAGATTGGCATTAATTTGTGAAGATGGTTCCATGTTTGGGGAAGAGTATACATTAGTGGCTTGTGCCGATTATGTATTGAGTAAGTTAGGAGGCGGAAATACAGTTTCCAATTTATCTTCATCGAGGGCATTAAGAGATATTACGGAAAAACATGGAGGATCATACACAGCAAGTGCAGTAGGTGAAGTAAATGTTGTACAGATGATGAAAGAGGTTGATGCAGTTATTGGTGGTGAGGGAAATGGCGGGATCATCTATCCTGAATTTCATTACGGGAGAGATGCATTGGCAGGAATTGTACTGTTTTTATCCCACTTAGCTCAACAAAACATATCGTGTAAGGCTTTACGAAATAGTTATCCCGGTTATTTTATGAGTAAAAATAAAATTCAATTAACAGGAGCGATCAATGTGGATGAAGTTTTGAAAACAATTGCTTCCAAATATACTCATGGGAATATAAATACTATTGATGGTGTTAAAATTGATTTTGATAAAGAATGGATACATTTACGTAAGTCGAATACCGAGCCTATTATTAGGATTTATACGGAAAGTATTTCTCAGGGTGCTGCAAATGCTCTGGCAGAACATTTTATATATGAAATTGAACAAATGATATCATAATGATGGCTTTTTCATTAGAAAAATATTTTCAACCTTTTAGAGATCAAATCATCGGTGTGGATCAGATATTTATTTCGCCTTACGGAGAGCAAAAATTAATCTATGCTGATTGGACTGCTAGTGGCAGGTTATATAGATCTATAGAGGAAAAAATGATGAATGATTTTGGCCCCTTCGTTGCCAACACACATACGGAAACTTCTACTTCGGGGGCGGCAATGACACTCGCATACCATGAAGCCAGAAATATCATTAAGCGGCACGTAAATGCAAATGAAAACGATATATTAATTACCGAAGGATCGGGAATGACCGGGGTGGTAAATAAATTTCAGCGAATTTTAGGACTTAAAGTTTCTGAAAATTTAGTACCCTATACACAAATACCTGAAGACAACAGACCCATTGTTTTTGTATCACATATGGAACATCATTCCAATCAAACCTCATGGTTAGAGACGATTGCAGATGTAGAAGTAGTTCCTTGTAATGATGCCGGCTTGGTATGTTTGAACAAATTTGAAGAGTATATCCAAAAACATAAACACAGAAAATTAAAAATAGCTTCTATCACTTCTTGTTCTAATGTAACGGGCATAAAAACAGCTTATCACAAGGTTGCAAAATTGATTCACAAATACAACGGGGTATGTTTTGTAGATTTTGCATGTTCGGGACCATATATTGATATAGATATGCACCCGGAAGCTGAAGATGAATATCTGGATGCTATTTTCTTTTCTCCGCATAAATTTTTGGGAGGACCGGGAAGTTCCGGAGTATTGATCTTTAATAAAAACTTATATACGAATGCGGTTCCCGATAACCCGGGAGGCGGAACCGTATCTTATACAAATCCTTGGGGAGAGCATAGTTATTTCGAAGATATCGAAACCAAAGAAGATGGCGGAACTCCGGCTTTTTTACAGACGATAAGAATTGCGTTATCGATCCAGTTGAAAGAGCAAATGGGAACTGATAAAATACGGAAAAGGGAGGACGAATTAAATAAACAATTATTTAAAACCCTGGAAACTATTCCAAATATCCGGGTGTTAGCCCCTAACCATAAAGACAGGTTGAGTATTTTTTCTTTTTATGTAGAGGGTGTGCATTTTAATTTGGTAGTAAAATTACTGAATGATCGTTTTGGTATTCAAACTCGCGGAGGTTGTTCATGTGCCGGTACTTACGGACATTTTTTATTGAACGTAAACCAAGAAACATCAAATAAAATTAAAGCGCAAATCTTAGATGGCTGTCTTACGGAAAAACCGGGGTGGGTACGGTTGTCTCTACACCCTACTATCAGTGATGAAGAAGTTGACTTCATTTGTAATTCATTAAATGTATTGTGCGAAAACATAGAAGCGTGGTCTTCGGATTATCAGTATAACAGCTTGAAAAATGACTATGTACACAAATCTGCACAATCTATAGAAAAGCAGCTGGTTTCCAATTGGTTTTCAGTAAGTTAAATAGGTATTGAAATATTAAAAGATTCAAAAATTCAAAAAAATACAGTTGAAAAGGTGTAAAAGGCAATCTTATTCAGGTATGCTCAATCCCTGAACTTGAAACTTGAAGCTTTTTAACTTTAAACTTAGAATTTTTACAGATTTTGAAAATCCGTATTGATTTTTAAATAATCCAAAAATTCTTGTTTTACTTCTTTATTTTTGAATTTTCCTCCAAACTCGGAAGTAACCGTGCTACTTTCTATGTCTTTAATTCCGCGGGAATTTACGCATAAATGTTTTGCATCTATAATACAGGCAACATCCTGAGTTTCCAGAGCTTCTTGCATGGCTTGTACCACTTGCATGGTCAAACGTTCCTGTACTTGAGGTCTTTTTGCATAGTATTCTACAATTCGGTTCATCTTGGATAAACCAATCACTTTTCCATTAGAAATATAAGCCAAATGTGCCCTCCCAACAATAGGAAGTAAGTGATGTTCGCAAGTAGAATAGATCACAATATTTTTTTCTACGAGCATTTCGCCATAATCATAATTATTGTTAAAAGTAGACATATTGGGTTTGTTTTTTGGGTCCAAACCCATAAAAATTTCGTTGACAAAAGCTTTGGCAACCCTTTTTGGTGTACCTTTTAAGCTATCATCATCCAAATCCATTCCCAACGTAGTTAAAATATCTTTTACATTTTCCTGAATGCGTGCAATTTTTTCTGCATCAGTCATATCAAAAGCATCATCTCTTATAGGCGTTTTTGCCGAGGTCCCGACGTGATTTTCTCCCATTTCCTCCATCCTGTCTTCATGTATTTTCATCTTCACAAATCTGTATAATTAAAAAATTTAAGGTGCAAATTTACGATTTTATCTGTGAGTTGGTTTTGTTTTAACAATCAATTCTTCTAAAGTATGATAAAATGCTTCACCTTTTATCATATCTTTAACAATAAATTTGTCGTCTTCCATACCGGAAATTACAAACTCAATTTCTCGATTGGCTGCATATTTCCATTGTTTTTTTTGCTGTTTATGATTCTTAGCAGTATCCGGGTATATTTCTGATTTGATCCCCTGAGCTCTCAGTGCCTGAATTGCTCTTAATTGTGTTATCGTATCTAATTCATTGAAGCTTAGAAATAGTACTTTGGGTTTTGATAGCGCTAATGAATCAAATAAATCCAGTGCTTCCAATACCAGATAAATCCTATCCAGACCAAAGGAAATTCCAACACCGCTTATATTCTTTAATCCAAATATACCTGTCAAATCATCATATCTCCCCCCTCCTCCGATAGATCCCATTTGTATTCCGGGGGCAATTACTTCAAAAATAGCACCTGTATAGTAGTTTAGCCCTCTTGCTAATGTTACATCCAGTACTAAATTAGCAGATTGTAAGCCCACATTATCAATAGCATCTATCACAAATCGCAGCTCTTCCACGCCTTTTAATCCTTCTTCCGAAGAAGCTAACATGGTGGCTAATGCGCTTAGACTCTCCTGATTGGTTCCCGAGAAATCAAATAATGTATGTACACTATTGATCGCCTCTTGAGAAATTCCTTTTGATAGCATTTCATCAATCACACCTTCTTTTCCAATCTTATCGAGTTTGTCCAAAGCAACTGTAAAATCAATGAGTTTATCTTTTACATTCATTACCTCTGCAATTCCGGCTAAAATTTTTCTGTTGTTGATCTTAATTGTAATTTCTGGTAGCTTTAGATGAGTAAAAACAGTATCGTATAGCTGTATAAAATCTATTTCCTGCAATAAGGATGAACTTCCTACAACATCTGCATCGCATTGGTAAAATTCTCTATATCTTCCTTTTTGCGGGCGATCTGCTCTCCAAACAGGTTGAATCTGATATCTTTTAAAAGGAAATGTAATATCATTCTGATGTTGGACCACATATCGGGCAAAAGGAACAGTTAAATCATAGCGAAGTGCTTTTTCGGAAATCAGGCTCCTAATCTTATTACTTTCCTTGGAAATAAGTAATTGTTCATCTACTTTAGAGAGGTAATCACCGGAGTTTAAAATTTTAAAAATCAATCGATCTCCTTCTGCTCCGTATTTTCCCATCAGAGTAGAAGCATTTTCAAAACTAGGGGTTTCTATGGGTTGAAATCCAAAAGTTTCAAAAGCAGTTTTGATGGTATCTATAATATAAGTACGTTTTGCTACTTCTACGGAAGAAAAGTCTCTAGTTCCTTTTGGAATACCTGGCTTCATTGTTATTTATAAATTATGAATCAACACTTTTTTAAACAAACTCGTAGTTTGTAATTAATTAGCAAATATCTGAAATATTTAATCAATGGGTTAATGTAGCAATGGGGATAATGTAATAATGAAAAATGGAATGATGAAACAATTAACTATCGGGTTGTTTATTTTTGAGTTGTAAGGAATGAATACTTGCATTTAGTTCGAAGCCTAATAAAAGAATAATGGCGTTTAACCAAATAAACAGCATTAAAATCAATAGTGTTCCGATAGATCCGTATAGCTGGTTGTATTTTGCAAATTCTGTTACATAATAACTAAACAAATAAAAAGTAAGTATGGATAATATGGTTGTAAATATTGCTCCGGGAGAGAAAAACCGTGAATGCTTTCCTGTTTTTGTTCCAAATCTATACAGCATGGAAACAGTGGTAAAAATCATTAATACAAATAAAAACCCTCTTCCTATTTTCAACCAAAAAAGCTCATCTTCTACCCATCCTTTTTCAAATAAAACATCCAATCCAATTTTATAAAAGACAGTTAACGCAACTGTAATGACTAAAAATAATGCCATTACCAACGACACTGCTAAAGAGATTATATATGCTTTAATAATACTTCTCGTTTCTTTAATATGATATGAATATTCAAAGCCTCCAAAAACAGCATTTACTCCATTTGTCATCAAAAAAATAGAGGCGATAAAACCAAAAGATAGTAAACCGCCATACTGATTTTTTAAGATATCTACTAATACGGAATCTACGGCATCGAATGTTTTTGGTGGCAAAATCTCTGAAATAAAAGATAATAACCCTTCCTGAAAACCATCTATGGGAACGTAAGGTATGACCGTAAGTATAAATAACATAAAAGGAAAAATTGCCATAAAGAAACTATAAGCAATTCCGCCTGCTCTTGTGGTAAGGGCTCCTTTTACTATTCCTATACTATACATTTTCAACACATCATACAGAGACATCCCTTGTAATCCGGGAATTTTTACCTTTTTTCCAAAGCGTACCAAGACATTTAAAATGGGTATTTTATCCAGCTTAGCTTCTATTTCTTTATTCATTTTAAAAATGTTTTGTTGTCAAGATGAGTTCTGTATTTAAATTATACCTTAGTTTTAATCAATCTTATTGATTGCTTTCAAACTCAAGTCCATATTATAGATCGAATGTGTCAGGGCTCCTGAAGATATATAATCTACACCACATTCAGCGTATTTCCGTATCGTATTTTCATTAATGCCTCCTGACGATTCCGTTAAACATTTTCCACCGATCAGCGCAACTGCTTTTCTGGTATCTTCAAAAGAAAAATTGTCGATTAAAATTCTGTGTATTCCTTCTAACGTCAGTATTTCTTTAATCTCTGCTAAATTTCTAGCTTCAATAATGATCTTTAAATGTAAGCCATTTTTTACTAAATAGTCTTTTGTTTTGTTAACGGCTTCTTTAATTCCTCCGGCAAAATCAATATGGTTGTCTTTTATCATAATCATATCATACAGGGCAAAACGATGATTTTCTCCCCCTCCGATTTTTACTGCCCATTTTTCAATTGCTCTTATCCCCGGAGTGGTTTTTCTTGTGTCTAGTATTTTTGTTTTTGTTCCTTCAAGCAAGTTCACAAATAAGCGTGTTTTTGTAGCAATTGCACTCATGCGCTGCATGGCATTTAAAACCAACCGTTCCGCTTTTAAAATTGAGTGTGTATTTCCGGAAACATAAAATACGGTATCTCCGTATTTAACAGGGTTCCCATCTTGTATTATAGTGATCACTTCAAGAGTAGTATCGACATAATTGAAAATCATTTTAGCAAATGCTACACCGGCAATGATTCCTTCGTCTTTTACCAGTAATTTTGCTTTTCCGACAGTATCTTTTGGAATGCAGGATAGCGAACTGTGATCTCCACTTCCTATATCCTCTCTGATTGCATTAGAAATAATAATTTCGAGTTCTTGTTGAAATTGTCTTTGTGTGATCATTTTTTATTAGCTAAAGTAGTGATCAATTACTAATTTTACACATTGTTACATTAATTCCATGAGAATTAAGTTATTGCTAATAGGAAAAACCGATGATAAAAACCTTCGGGAATTGATTTCGAAATATCAGAATCGGTTGCAGCATTATGTCAAATTCGAATTAGAAGTTATTCCGGAGCTTAAAAATATAAAGAATTTTACCCGGTTTCAACAAAAAGAGAAAGAAGGCGCATTTATTTTAAATAAGCTACGAGCTACGGATCATCTTGTCTTATTTGATGAAAAAGGAAAAGCATTTCGCTCTTTGGAATTTGCAAACTGGTTACAAAAAAAGATGAATTCCGGAGTCAAACAATTGGTTTTTGCTATTGGCGGACCTTACGGTTTTTCCGAAAGTGTTTACAAAAAAACAATGGAAAAAATAGCATTGTCAAAAATGACATTTTCTCATCAAATGATTCGTTTATTTGCTATAGAACAATTTTACAGAGGGTTTACCATACTAAATAAAGAACCTTATCATCACGAATAAAACACGAATTTCCAATAATCACCCTCAAACTACTTTCCCGATCTTTTATACCGAAAAGAGCTTAGTTAATTTTTGACGGAACTTTCAAACTTTAAAGGGTATTATTATATTTCTTCTGTAAAAAACTACATTTTGATTAAAAAATACAAAATTTAGTTTCACTTCAGTAACCACTTTATTAGTGCATAATTTTTTTTCATTTGTTTTTGTGAATTTTCAAATGAAAAAATTCATGTACTTTTGGCTATAAAAAAATGAAATTAGTATTTGCAACTAATAATATTCACAAGTTAAAAGAGGTACAGGCAATTCTTCCCGAACATATCCGGCTATTGTCTCTTAAAGATATCAGTTGTACGGAAAAAATTGAAGAAACAGCAACTACTTTAATAGGCAATGCAAAATTAAAAGCAGATCATATTGCTAAAAAATATAACTGTAATTGTTTTGCGGACGACACCGGTTTAGAAGTAGAAAGTTTAGAAGGTAAGCCGGGAGTATATTCCGCCCGATATAGCGGTAAATATGGAGATTCCGAAAGGAATATGTTAAAAGTATTATCGGAATTAGACGGAAAATCAAACAGGAAAGCACAATTTAGAACTGTAATTGCTTTACATATAAAAGGACAGGATTATTTTTTTGAAGGTATATGTAAAGGCGTCGTTCAAG
This window of the Flavobacteriaceae bacterium genome carries:
- a CDS encoding YihY family inner membrane protein; translation: MNKEIEAKLDKIPILNVLVRFGKKVKIPGLQGMSLYDVLKMYSIGIVKGALTTRAGGIAYSFFMAIFPFMLFILTVIPYVPIDGFQEGLLSFISEILPPKTFDAVDSVLVDILKNQYGGLLSFGFIASIFLMTNGVNAVFGGFEYSYHIKETRSIIKAYIISLAVSLVMALFLVITVALTVFYKIGLDVLFEKGWVEDELFWLKIGRGFLFVLMIFTTVSMLYRFGTKTGKHSRFFSPGAIFTTILSILTFYLFSYYVTEFAKYNQLYGSIGTLLILMLFIWLNAIILLLGFELNASIHSLQLKNKQPDS
- the nadC gene encoding carboxylating nicotinate-nucleotide diphosphorylase → MITQRQFQQELEIIISNAIREDIGSGDHSSLSCIPKDTVGKAKLLVKDEGIIAGVAFAKMIFNYVDTTLEVITIIQDGNPVKYGDTVFYVSGNTHSILKAERLVLNAMQRMSAIATKTRLFVNLLEGTKTKILDTRKTTPGIRAIEKWAVKIGGGENHRFALYDMIMIKDNHIDFAGGIKEAVNKTKDYLVKNGLHLKIIIEARNLAEIKEILTLEGIHRILIDNFSFEDTRKAVALIGGKCLTESSGGINENTIRKYAECGVDYISSGALTHSIYNMDLSLKAINKID
- the rlmH gene encoding 23S rRNA (pseudouridine(1915)-N(3))-methyltransferase RlmH, which codes for MRIKLLLIGKTDDKNLRELISKYQNRLQHYVKFELEVIPELKNIKNFTRFQQKEKEGAFILNKLRATDHLVLFDEKGKAFRSLEFANWLQKKMNSGVKQLVFAIGGPYGFSESVYKKTMEKIALSKMTFSHQMIRLFAIEQFYRGFTILNKEPYHHE
- a CDS encoding aminotransferase class V-fold PLP-dependent enzyme produces the protein MMAFSLEKYFQPFRDQIIGVDQIFISPYGEQKLIYADWTASGRLYRSIEEKMMNDFGPFVANTHTETSTSGAAMTLAYHEARNIIKRHVNANENDILITEGSGMTGVVNKFQRILGLKVSENLVPYTQIPEDNRPIVFVSHMEHHSNQTSWLETIADVEVVPCNDAGLVCLNKFEEYIQKHKHRKLKIASITSCSNVTGIKTAYHKVAKLIHKYNGVCFVDFACSGPYIDIDMHPEAEDEYLDAIFFSPHKFLGGPGSSGVLIFNKNLYTNAVPDNPGGGTVSYTNPWGEHSYFEDIETKEDGGTPAFLQTIRIALSIQLKEQMGTDKIRKREDELNKQLFKTLETIPNIRVLAPNHKDRLSIFSFYVEGVHFNLVVKLLNDRFGIQTRGGCSCAGTYGHFLLNVNQETSNKIKAQILDGCLTEKPGWVRLSLHPTISDEEVDFICNSLNVLCENIEAWSSDYQYNSLKNDYVHKSAQSIEKQLVSNWFSVS
- the folE gene encoding GTP cyclohydrolase I FolE translates to MKIHEDRMEEMGENHVGTSAKTPIRDDAFDMTDAEKIARIQENVKDILTTLGMDLDDDSLKGTPKRVAKAFVNEIFMGLDPKNKPNMSTFNNNYDYGEMLVEKNIVIYSTCEHHLLPIVGRAHLAYISNGKVIGLSKMNRIVEYYAKRPQVQERLTMQVVQAMQEALETQDVACIIDAKHLCVNSRGIKDIESSTVTSEFGGKFKNKEVKQEFLDYLKINTDFQNL
- a CDS encoding histidine--tRNA ligase, with the translated sequence MKPGIPKGTRDFSSVEVAKRTYIIDTIKTAFETFGFQPIETPSFENASTLMGKYGAEGDRLIFKILNSGDYLSKVDEQLLISKESNKIRSLISEKALRYDLTVPFARYVVQHQNDITFPFKRYQIQPVWRADRPQKGRYREFYQCDADVVGSSSLLQEIDFIQLYDTVFTHLKLPEITIKINNRKILAGIAEVMNVKDKLIDFTVALDKLDKIGKEGVIDEMLSKGISQEAINSVHTLFDFSGTNQESLSALATMLASSEEGLKGVEELRFVIDAIDNVGLQSANLVLDVTLARGLNYYTGAIFEVIAPGIQMGSIGGGGRYDDLTGIFGLKNISGVGISFGLDRIYLVLEALDLFDSLALSKPKVLFLSFNELDTITQLRAIQALRAQGIKSEIYPDTAKNHKQQKKQWKYAANREIEFVISGMEDDKFIVKDMIKGEAFYHTLEELIVKTKPTHR
- the glmM gene encoding phosphoglucosamine mutase; the encoded protein is MTLIKSISGIRGTIGGKVSDNLTPVDAVKFASAYGIFIKNRNPDKQKITVVIGRDARISGKMVSSLVSNTLVGLGMNVIDLGLSTTPTVEIAVPLEKADGGIILTASHNPKQWNALKLLNEKGEFLSETDGRTLLKIAENNDFNFAGVDDLGTYTRNKNYLKKHIQEVLSIDLADIHAIRNAHFKVVVDGVNSTGGIFIPALLKELNVSCISLYCEPNGDFPHNPEPLERHLTAISELVVKENADLGIVVDPDVDRLALICEDGSMFGEEYTLVACADYVLSKLGGGNTVSNLSSSRALRDITEKHGGSYTASAVGEVNVVQMMKEVDAVIGGEGNGGIIYPEFHYGRDALAGIVLFLSHLAQQNISCKALRNSYPGYFMSKNKIQLTGAINVDEVLKTIASKYTHGNINTIDGVKIDFDKEWIHLRKSNTEPIIRIYTESISQGAANALAEHFIYEIEQMIS
- a CDS encoding non-canonical purine NTP diphosphatase; this translates as MKLVFATNNIHKLKEVQAILPEHIRLLSLKDISCTEKIEETATTLIGNAKLKADHIAKKYNCNCFADDTGLEVESLEGKPGVYSARYSGKYGDSERNMLKVLSELDGKSNRKAQFRTVIALHIKGQDYFFEGICKGVVQENKTGKDGFGYDPIFRPEGYSVSFAEMSTEEKNKISHPLD